One Malania oleifera isolate guangnan ecotype guangnan chromosome 9, ASM2987363v1, whole genome shotgun sequence DNA segment encodes these proteins:
- the LOC131164236 gene encoding F-box protein SKIP22-like: MKLRIRSLDSKETLKIEVPDSCSLQHFKEIISQRISSSSSSASSMHLSLNRKDEIQASSDAALQSLGITSGDLIFYTVDPHVFSSQTLTFPSQTPLASEIHTPENVPIHDSPPVQEQLRNSIVCETPRQNQASVIDVREGKLKASASSEPECLQSEMSGDNVKEDETLGLDSIQKEKTPNLRTQKGETLDFAATEDTDVDYGHYVVGKRFTLPLFLRKVLREEAGGDGYDHKLLIIAVHAVLLESGFVEFDSTSGMKIDRFHLLNQWPSADFSMSILYTLPDLIAPGSGVVETVVLKFQSLGKFVNIYGSLARNGSGLYRVCLDKHRFLSSISFVWRYRNSTDGMNDIEGSSSMFSVSEVFEFWKIVKDGLALPLMIDLCERTGLDPPPCLMRLPTELKLKILESLPGIDIAKMACACSEFQYLSLNNELWKQKFAEEFGDGAGPAGEQGGNQWKEMFGLSWENRKKRKRASVMVRRLQFVDRPGPFFLRRGPEPFIIGGEYDRLPVLGIPSPFGQTGGAFRQLSARRNFAPHCNLGGFDA, encoded by the coding sequence ATGAAGCTGAGAATCAGATCTCTGGACTccaaggaaaccctaaaaatcgaAGTGCCCGACTCCTGTTCTCTGCAACACTTCAAAGAAATCATTTCTCAGAGAATATCTTCTTCTTCGTCGTCGGCTTCTTCCATGCATCTTTCCCTCAACAGAAAGGATGAGATTCAGGCTTCTTCGGATGCCGCTCTCCAATCTTTGGGCATCACATCAGGTGATCTTATCTTCTACACTGTCGATCCTCATGTCTTCTCTTCACAAACCCTAACTTTCCCATCTCAAACACCCTTGGCATCGGAAATTCACACCCCAGAAAACGTCCCAATTCATGATTCTCCTCCCGTACAAGAACAATTGAGAAATTCTATTGTTTGTGAAACTCCGCGTCAAAATCAGGCTAGTGTTATTGATGTTCGTGAGGGAAAACTAAAAGCGTCTGCGAGTTCCGAGCCTGAATGTTTGCAATCCGAGATGAGCGGGGATAATGTTAAGGAAGATGAAACCCTAGGTTTGGATAGTATACAGAAAGAGAAAACGCCAAATTTGAGGACTCAGAAAGGTGAGACCTTAGATTTTGCTGCTACGGAGGATACCGATGTTGATTATGGGCATTATGTTGTCGGAAAGAGATTCACCTTGCCTTTGTTTCTGAGGAAGGTCTTGAGAGAGGAGGCCGGTGGTGATGGGTATGATCACAAACTTTTGATTATTGCTGTTCATGCTGTCCTGTTGGAGTCTGGTTTTGTTGAGTTTGATTCCACGTCGGGAATGAAGATTGATAGGTTTCATCTTCTCAACCAGTGGCCATCGGCTGACTTCTCTATGTCGATATTGTATACTTTGCCTGATCTAATAGCTCCTGGTTCTGGTGTAGTTGAAACTGTGGTTTTAAAGTTTCAGAGTTTGGGGAAATTTGTTAATATTTATGGTTCTTTGGCTAGGAATGGGTCTGGGCTGTATCGGGTGTGCTTGGATAAACACCGATTCTTGTCATCCATAAGTTTTGTGTGGAGGTATCGAAATTCAACTGATGGAATGAATGACATAGAGGGTTCTTCTAGTATGTTCTCTGTAAGCGAAGTGTTTGAATTTTGGAAGATTGTGAAGGATGGGCTTGCATTGCCACTCATGATAGATCTCTGTGAGAGGACTGGTTTGGATCCTCCACCATGCCTAATGCGCCTCCCGACAGAACTTAAGCTTAAGATTTTGGAGTCACTACCGGGTATTGATATTGCGAAGATGGCGTGTGCTTGTTCGGAATTCCAGTATTTATCTTTGAATAATGAGTTATGGAAACAAAAGTTTGCAGAGGAGTTTGGAGATGGTGCAGGTCCTGCAGGAGAGCAGGGAGGGAACCAATGGAAAGAGATGTTTGGCTTGTCATGGGAGAATAGGAAGAAGAGAAAGAGGGCCAGTGTCATGGTGAGACGCTTACAATTTGTTGACAGGCCTGGACCTTTTTTCTTGAGAAGAGGCCCAGAGCCATTTATTATAGGTGGAGAATATGACCGCCTGCCAGTTCTTGGCATCCCTTCTCCTTTTGGGCAAACTGGTGGGGCATTTCGTCAATTGTCAGCAAGACGGAATTTCGCACCTCATTGTAATCTGGGAGGATTTGATGCTTAG